The following proteins are encoded in a genomic region of Ornithinibacillus sp. 4-3:
- a CDS encoding DUF6157 family protein has translation MAKDDLNYYQTFITVAPDSTATAGETPKARGTKPTKVQIEYELLSTNPYVYSQSELLFEVHIRHKGISKENMEAEEKAFFAKSHACLRASTLPKKLGWGMHFNEEGKIALYGIETPEYTQFSENRTGELKILPAMRSSRKK, from the coding sequence ATGGCAAAAGATGATTTAAATTATTATCAAACATTTATTACGGTAGCACCAGATAGTACAGCAACAGCAGGAGAGACTCCTAAAGCTCGTGGTACAAAGCCAACCAAAGTTCAAATTGAATATGAACTATTATCGACTAACCCCTATGTCTATAGCCAAAGCGAGTTGCTTTTTGAAGTACATATAAGGCATAAGGGGATTTCAAAGGAGAATATGGAAGCAGAAGAAAAGGCATTTTTTGCGAAATCCCATGCTTGTTTACGAGCTTCTACTTTGCCTAAAAAGCTAGGATGGGGCATGCATTTTAATGAGGAAGGGAAAATCGCTCTTTATGGAATCGAGACTCCTGAGTATACCCAATTTTCGGAGAATAGAACTGGAGAACTGAAAATACTTCCCGCTATGCGCAGCAGCAGAAAAAAATAA
- the menG gene encoding demethylmenaquinone methyltransferase: MVEYSSKEERVHDIFENVYENYDSMNSVISFQMHKHWRKDTMKRMNVQLGDTALDVCCGTGDWSISLAEAVGEDGKVIGLDFSENMLSVAKEKSRNEELNQMEWIHGNAMELPFEDNHFDYVTIGFGLRNVPDYMAVLKEMHRVVKPGGKVVCLETSQPTLIGWRQLYYFYFRFIMPLLAKMIVKKYKEYSWLQESAKDFPGKQQLKQMFLDAGFEQVDVKSYAGGGAAMHMGYKA; this comes from the coding sequence ATGGTGGAATACTCATCAAAAGAAGAACGAGTACATGATATATTTGAGAATGTATATGAAAACTATGATTCAATGAACTCAGTAATTTCCTTTCAGATGCATAAACACTGGAGGAAAGACACGATGAAACGCATGAATGTACAGCTTGGAGATACAGCATTAGATGTATGCTGTGGTACCGGTGACTGGTCGATATCTTTAGCAGAAGCTGTTGGAGAAGACGGTAAAGTAATTGGTCTTGATTTTAGTGAAAACATGCTTTCTGTTGCTAAAGAAAAATCACGAAATGAAGAATTAAATCAAATGGAGTGGATTCATGGGAATGCTATGGAACTCCCATTTGAAGATAATCATTTTGACTATGTGACGATTGGATTTGGCTTAAGAAATGTACCAGATTATATGGCCGTATTAAAGGAAATGCATCGTGTTGTAAAACCAGGTGGTAAAGTAGTTTGCTTAGAAACATCGCAACCAACTTTAATAGGCTGGAGGCAATTGTATTATTTTTATTTCCGATTTATCATGCCATTATTAGCTAAAATGATTGTGAAAAAATATAAGGAATATTCTTGGTTACAGGAATCAGCAAAAGATTTTCCAGGAAAACAGCAATTAAAGCAAATGTTCTTAGATGCTGGGTTCGAACAGGTAGATGTGAAAAGTTATGCTGGCGGAGGTGCAGCTATGCATATGGGATATAAAGCATGA
- a CDS encoding RDD family protein translates to MTMEEENMQTQSTTSVSNENQLENQRYAGFWMRFWAYAIDFAVVSSLSGFITGTIHLYNEGTIIHLGYWTLQGIISSVVFYLYFVLMTKKLGQTLGKMILGIKVVRVDKTSLRWSDLLFREVIVRFIYTTFFVLQFLYFVVAFTKEKQGLHDMVGNTRVVHVE, encoded by the coding sequence ATGACGATGGAAGAAGAAAATATGCAAACCCAGTCAACAACTAGTGTCTCAAATGAAAATCAATTAGAAAATCAACGCTATGCAGGATTTTGGATGCGTTTTTGGGCTTATGCGATTGATTTTGCAGTAGTTTCTAGTTTGAGTGGATTTATCACTGGAACTATTCATTTATATAATGAAGGTACAATAATACATCTAGGTTATTGGACATTGCAAGGCATCATTAGCTCTGTAGTCTTTTATCTTTATTTTGTGTTAATGACTAAAAAGCTTGGGCAAACATTAGGGAAAATGATTTTAGGTATTAAAGTTGTACGTGTGGATAAAACATCCTTACGTTGGAGTGATTTATTATTTCGCGAGGTTATTGTAAGATTCATCTACACGACATTCTTTGTTTTACAATTTTTATATTTCGTTGTTGCTTTTACAAAAGAAAAGCAAGGATTACATGATATGGTTGGAAATACTCGAGTAGTTCATGTGGAGTGA
- a CDS encoding class I SAM-dependent methyltransferase has product MMEMNDPSFNYDKHGQKYSGYRQTDPRIAAYVHQALDSAKTVLNIGAGAGSYEPEDRYVVAVEPSLVMRSQRQKLGKVPAIQATADALPFDDNSFDASMAMVTVHHWPDIRKGLDELKRVTKDRIIIMTFDPDALGNFWNAHYFPELIEVEKARYPTIDFIKQALGGKCDIQTIPVPFDCIDGFQEAFYGRPEAFLEKEVRLSQSAWGFLSDETENMLVKRLSDDLQSGEWDRKYGEYRAKANFTCALRLITAKL; this is encoded by the coding sequence ATGATGGAAATGAATGATCCTTCTTTCAACTATGATAAACATGGACAGAAATATTCAGGATATAGACAAACAGATCCGAGAATTGCTGCATACGTTCATCAAGCTTTAGATTCAGCAAAAACAGTATTGAATATAGGTGCTGGGGCAGGCTCCTATGAACCAGAGGATCGATATGTCGTGGCAGTTGAACCTTCACTCGTGATGCGTTCCCAGCGTCAGAAATTAGGAAAAGTTCCAGCTATTCAAGCGACAGCAGATGCTTTGCCATTTGATGATAATTCCTTTGATGCTTCTATGGCGATGGTGACTGTCCACCACTGGCCAGATATTCGTAAAGGATTAGATGAATTAAAAAGAGTAACAAAAGATCGAATCATAATAATGACCTTTGACCCGGATGCTTTGGGTAACTTTTGGAATGCTCACTATTTCCCTGAGCTTATTGAAGTGGAGAAAGCAAGATATCCAACGATAGATTTTATAAAACAAGCACTTGGTGGGAAATGCGATATACAAACAATTCCAGTTCCATTTGATTGCATAGATGGATTTCAGGAAGCATTTTATGGACGTCCTGAAGCCTTTTTAGAAAAAGAAGTACGGCTCTCACAGTCAGCATGGGGATTTTTATCTGATGAAACGGAGAATATGCTTGTGAAAAGACTTTCGGATGATCTACAATCAGGTGAATGGGATAGAAAATATGGAGAATACAGAGCGAAAGCTAATTTTACCTGTGCTCTTCGATTGATCACAGCTAAGTTATGA
- a CDS encoding multidrug efflux SMR transporter encodes MAWVSLVVAGLFEMFGVAMINKLHRDRNWQSLALLIFGFGASFVFLAYAMTSLPMGTAYAIWTGIGASGGAIMGMVLYGEPKDWKRIIFIMMVLGAAVGLKLVS; translated from the coding sequence ATGGCATGGGTTTCTTTAGTAGTTGCTGGTTTATTTGAGATGTTTGGTGTGGCGATGATTAATAAATTGCACAGAGATCGAAATTGGCAATCCCTCGCTTTGCTAATTTTTGGCTTTGGAGCGAGTTTCGTCTTTCTCGCATATGCAATGACTTCCTTGCCAATGGGAACTGCATATGCAATTTGGACAGGAATTGGTGCATCTGGTGGAGCTATTATGGGAATGGTTTTATACGGTGAGCCAAAAGACTGGAAAAGAATTATTTTCATTATGATGGTATTAGGTGCAGCAGTTGGTTTGAAGCTAGTGTCATAA
- a CDS encoding LLM class flavin-dependent oxidoreductase, with protein sequence MKLSILDQVPIPSGASAKSALDSSIQLAIEAEKLGYHRYWVAEHHNLTGLACPNPDVMLGIIGSKTNTIRIGAGAVLLPHYKPYKVVETYHLLATLYPGRVDLGIGRAPGGSAETSIALSGNFLEQVRMMPEKLDEVMRFIEQSFPEDHLFHSVIPTPVPSVAPAVWLLGTSEKSSKTAAEKGMNYAFGHFMTEKDGPTIMKEYRDQMQQLHPNKQAESIVAISVICAETKEAAEELAMSTIFRRIQETKGIRRDGVPSLEEVKQYTFTDEDREIIEKTKQKMILGNPLQVREQLKSLQASYKVDELMIVTITHDPQARLRSYQLIAEAFSF encoded by the coding sequence ATGAAACTTAGCATATTAGACCAAGTTCCAATTCCAAGTGGAGCATCAGCTAAAAGTGCATTAGATTCTTCTATTCAGCTTGCTATAGAAGCTGAGAAACTAGGCTACCATCGTTACTGGGTAGCAGAGCATCATAATTTAACAGGTTTGGCTTGTCCAAATCCTGATGTGATGCTAGGGATCATTGGTTCTAAAACAAATACGATTCGGATTGGTGCAGGAGCAGTTCTATTACCACATTATAAACCTTATAAAGTTGTGGAAACCTATCATTTGCTAGCAACCTTATATCCAGGAAGAGTTGATTTAGGAATCGGTCGTGCTCCAGGTGGATCTGCCGAAACTTCGATAGCACTTTCAGGAAATTTTCTGGAGCAAGTCCGCATGATGCCAGAGAAGCTAGATGAAGTCATGCGCTTTATAGAACAAAGCTTCCCAGAAGACCATCTATTTCATTCTGTGATTCCAACCCCTGTTCCGAGCGTCGCCCCAGCAGTTTGGTTACTAGGAACAAGTGAGAAAAGTAGTAAAACAGCAGCAGAAAAAGGAATGAATTATGCATTTGGACATTTTATGACAGAAAAAGATGGTCCAACAATTATGAAGGAATATCGAGATCAGATGCAGCAATTACATCCGAATAAGCAAGCTGAGTCAATTGTGGCTATCTCCGTAATTTGTGCAGAAACAAAGGAAGCAGCTGAGGAATTAGCAATGAGTACGATATTTAGACGAATACAAGAAACAAAAGGTATACGTAGAGATGGTGTTCCGTCTTTAGAAGAAGTGAAGCAATATACATTTACAGATGAAGATAGAGAGATTATAGAAAAAACGAAACAGAAAATGATACTTGGTAATCCACTGCAGGTGAGAGAACAATTAAAAAGTTTGCAGGCAAGTTATAAGGTAGATGAGCTGATGATTGTAACTATTACTCACGATCCTCAAGCACGTTTACGTTCTTATCAATTAATTGCAGAAGCTTTTTCTTTCTAA
- a CDS encoding RNA polymerase sigma factor, with translation MSLNNKDVSIDIEELFITYKKPIYQFVYRYCQDEQLCLDLVQDTFIRFQKYQKHFNEEKSSIKTYLFRMAYQLMINRLKRRSRLEKILPFLYVQAQQHTLAHEDKITVQSAILQLPDEQRAVILLTYYHDMTQKDISEVLDIPIGTVKSRLHTSLRKLKGLLEVRE, from the coding sequence ATGAGTTTAAATAATAAGGATGTATCTATAGATATCGAAGAATTATTTATTACTTATAAAAAGCCAATTTATCAGTTTGTCTACCGATATTGTCAGGATGAACAGTTATGTTTAGATCTTGTACAGGATACATTTATACGATTTCAAAAATATCAAAAGCACTTTAATGAAGAAAAATCTAGTATCAAAACATATTTATTTCGTATGGCTTATCAACTTATGATTAATCGGCTAAAAAGGCGCAGTCGATTGGAGAAAATCCTGCCCTTTTTATATGTGCAAGCTCAGCAGCACACCTTAGCACATGAAGATAAAATCACTGTTCAGTCAGCAATTCTCCAGCTTCCCGATGAACAAAGAGCTGTTATCTTATTAACTTATTACCATGATATGACGCAAAAGGATATTTCAGAAGTTCTTGATATTCCAATAGGTACGGTGAAATCAAGACTGCATACATCACTAAGAAAATTAAAAGGATTATTGGAGGTAAGAGAATGA
- the ltaE gene encoding low-specificity L-threonine aldolase, whose amino-acid sequence MIDLRSDTVTKPTPEMRQAAFDAVVGDDVYGEDPTLLELEELSANMLGKEAAMFVTSGTQGNQIAVLTQCVGGQEIIVEEESHLFFYEGAAMSVFAGVQPRTLKGNRGALNPAEVKAAIRGEDVHAPETGLICIENTHNRAGGAIIPLENMQAIAEIGKEYHIPIHLDGARIFNAAVASGVDVKKYAAQVDSVQFCLSKGLGAPVGSIIAGTNDFIQRARKWRKRLGGGLRQAGILAAPGLISLREKVDRLVEDHNHAKLLAQSINEIKGLSIENEVETNIVLVNTEAAKLTAAEFLAQLKQEGILAVPFGPNTVRFVTHFDVSRQNIEEVVVRLNRMMKILT is encoded by the coding sequence ATGATTGATTTGCGCAGTGATACGGTTACGAAGCCAACACCAGAAATGAGACAGGCAGCTTTTGATGCAGTAGTAGGGGACGATGTTTATGGAGAAGATCCTACGCTTTTAGAACTTGAAGAACTCTCGGCAAATATGTTAGGAAAAGAAGCAGCTATGTTTGTTACAAGCGGTACACAAGGGAATCAAATTGCAGTGTTGACCCAATGTGTAGGTGGCCAGGAAATTATTGTGGAAGAAGAGTCTCATCTGTTTTTTTATGAAGGGGCGGCAATGTCTGTGTTTGCAGGTGTACAGCCGAGAACATTGAAGGGGAATCGAGGTGCATTAAACCCAGCAGAAGTGAAGGCTGCAATTCGCGGGGAAGATGTTCATGCACCCGAGACAGGTCTTATCTGTATTGAGAATACACATAATCGTGCAGGGGGAGCTATAATTCCTTTAGAGAATATGCAAGCTATTGCAGAAATTGGGAAAGAATATCATATACCTATTCATTTAGATGGCGCACGAATATTTAATGCAGCTGTAGCATCAGGAGTAGATGTTAAAAAATATGCTGCTCAAGTAGATAGTGTTCAATTTTGCTTATCCAAAGGTCTAGGAGCACCTGTTGGTTCTATTATTGCGGGAACCAATGATTTTATCCAACGAGCGAGAAAATGGAGAAAACGTCTAGGTGGAGGACTAAGACAAGCAGGTATCCTTGCTGCACCAGGGCTTATTTCTTTACGCGAAAAGGTAGATCGTTTAGTTGAGGATCATAATCATGCGAAGCTTCTTGCACAATCTATCAATGAAATAAAAGGACTTTCTATTGAGAATGAGGTAGAAACAAATATTGTTTTAGTAAATACGGAAGCGGCAAAGCTTACTGCTGCTGAATTTTTAGCACAGTTAAAGCAAGAAGGTATATTAGCTGTCCCTTTTGGACCAAATACGGTCCGTTTTGTCACTCATTTTGATGTGAGCCGACAAAATATTGAAGAAGTGGTTGTAAGACTGAATCGTATGATGAAAATATTAACTTAA
- a CDS encoding CaiB/BaiF CoA transferase family protein: MGLPLDDIKVLELGTLIAGPFTGRLLADFGADVIKIEAPDKADPMRQWGKQKDEQGLWWPVQSRNKKSITLNLRLEEGQQIFKKLVKEADIIIENFRPGTMEKWNLSYDTLKEINPGIIMVRTSGFGQDGPYKSRAGFGSVGEAMGGLRYVTGFPDRPPTRIGISIGDTLAALFATIGCLTAVHERSRSGEGQIVDTAIYESVFSVMESVIPEYLLADYVRERMGNVLKGIAPSNIYQTKDDIYIVIGANADGIFKRLCQAMEQPELAVNEKYATHIARGENMEELDQLIEQWTRTMPAQDCLAVLEENGVPSGPIYSAKEIVEDPHYQAREMIIHAEHPVLGEFPMPGIVPKLSRTPGQVKHVGAIKLGADNEEVYARLLGFNEEQLAELMEKGVL, encoded by the coding sequence ATGGGTTTACCTTTAGATGATATAAAAGTATTAGAATTAGGTACGTTAATCGCTGGTCCTTTTACTGGAAGACTTCTAGCTGATTTTGGAGCAGATGTTATTAAAATCGAAGCTCCTGATAAAGCAGATCCTATGAGACAATGGGGAAAACAAAAAGATGAGCAAGGATTATGGTGGCCAGTCCAATCTCGGAATAAAAAATCAATTACTTTGAATCTAAGACTTGAGGAAGGGCAGCAGATTTTTAAGAAGCTTGTGAAGGAAGCAGATATCATTATTGAAAATTTCCGTCCTGGAACAATGGAAAAATGGAATTTATCTTATGACACATTAAAAGAGATTAATCCTGGTATTATTATGGTTCGTACATCTGGATTTGGGCAAGACGGACCATATAAGAGTCGAGCAGGCTTTGGTAGTGTTGGCGAAGCAATGGGTGGATTACGCTATGTGACAGGATTTCCTGATCGTCCACCTACAAGAATTGGTATTTCGATAGGAGATACTTTGGCTGCTTTGTTTGCAACAATAGGTTGTTTAACTGCAGTACATGAAAGAAGTAGATCTGGAGAAGGACAGATTGTCGATACGGCAATATATGAATCCGTGTTTTCTGTGATGGAGAGTGTAATTCCTGAATATTTACTTGCTGACTATGTTCGTGAGCGAATGGGAAATGTCTTAAAGGGGATTGCACCATCAAATATTTATCAGACAAAGGATGATATTTATATTGTCATTGGGGCAAATGCAGATGGTATCTTCAAGCGATTGTGTCAAGCAATGGAACAACCAGAGCTTGCAGTAAATGAAAAGTATGCAACACATATTGCTCGTGGAGAGAATATGGAAGAATTAGATCAGCTAATTGAGCAATGGACGAGAACTATGCCAGCTCAAGACTGTTTGGCAGTCTTAGAAGAAAATGGTGTGCCTTCAGGACCAATTTATTCTGCGAAAGAAATTGTTGAAGATCCGCATTATCAAGCTAGAGAAATGATAATTCATGCAGAGCATCCTGTCTTAGGAGAGTTTCCAATGCCAGGGATTGTACCGAAACTAAGTAGAACACCAGGGCAAGTCAAACATGTTGGTGCAATAAAACTAGGAGCTGATAACGAGGAAGTTTACGCAAGGCTGCTTGGGTTTAATGAAGAGCAATTAGCGGAATTGATGGAAAAAGGAGTTTTATGA
- a CDS encoding P1 family peptidase → MAGRSIGLKFTGNPGKYNAITDVPGVEVGYTTIIEGEGELEVGKGPIRTGVTAVLPRGKQNELKPIWAGTYALNGNGEMTGTHWINDGGYFLSPICITNTHAIGTAHQATVRWMIEQYKEQYHNQHLWSMPVIAETYDGILNDINGLHIKEEHVLNALNSAKSGEIAEGNVGGGTGMICYEFKGGTGTSSRKITMDGKEYHIGTLVQANYGKRDWLQIMGVPVGKHLKEEKLHNPDDKEMGSIIVVIGTDLPMLPHQLKRLAKRAAIGISRTGSPGGNSSGDIFLAFSTANEMGILHTNDVTLNMDFINDEHFDMIYEQTVHAIDESVVNAMIAAESMTTLKPSGKVIEAINHEQLIDILKQYNRL, encoded by the coding sequence ATGGCTGGACGCTCAATTGGATTAAAATTTACAGGAAATCCAGGCAAATATAATGCAATTACAGATGTACCAGGTGTTGAGGTAGGTTATACCACGATTATTGAAGGAGAAGGGGAACTAGAAGTCGGCAAAGGACCAATTCGTACCGGAGTAACTGCCGTTCTTCCTCGTGGTAAACAAAATGAATTAAAGCCAATTTGGGCAGGTACTTATGCTTTAAATGGCAATGGAGAAATGACCGGAACACACTGGATTAATGATGGTGGATATTTCTTAAGCCCCATTTGTATTACGAATACACATGCTATTGGAACAGCTCATCAAGCAACTGTTCGTTGGATGATTGAACAATATAAAGAGCAGTATCACAATCAGCATTTATGGTCTATGCCTGTCATTGCTGAAACATATGATGGAATCCTAAATGATATTAATGGTCTACATATTAAAGAAGAACATGTATTAAATGCGCTTAATTCAGCAAAAAGTGGAGAGATTGCTGAAGGGAATGTCGGTGGCGGAACTGGCATGATTTGCTATGAATTTAAAGGCGGAACCGGAACTTCTTCACGAAAAATAACGATGGATGGTAAAGAATATCATATTGGAACACTTGTTCAAGCGAATTATGGAAAACGCGATTGGTTACAAATTATGGGAGTGCCGGTGGGTAAGCATTTGAAAGAGGAGAAATTGCATAATCCAGATGATAAGGAAATGGGCTCTATTATTGTTGTTATTGGGACTGATTTACCCATGTTGCCACATCAATTAAAACGTTTAGCAAAACGTGCAGCGATCGGAATTAGCAGAACAGGTAGTCCAGGAGGAAATAGCTCTGGTGATATTTTCTTAGCATTCTCAACCGCAAATGAAATGGGAATTTTACATACGAATGATGTAACCTTGAATATGGATTTTATCAATGATGAACATTTCGATATGATTTATGAGCAGACTGTTCATGCGATTGATGAATCTGTAGTAAATGCTATGATTGCAGCAGAAAGTATGACGACATTAAAACCAAGCGGAAAAGTGATAGAGGCTATTAATCATGAACAATTAATTGATATATTGAAGCAATATAATCGTTTGTAG
- the copZ gene encoding copper chaperone CopZ — translation MMEATVKVEGMSCGHCQKAIEGALNELNGVSSVLVHLDKGEVDVSYDDAKVSLENIHEAIEDQGYDVK, via the coding sequence ATGATGGAAGCAACAGTAAAAGTAGAAGGAATGTCTTGTGGACATTGTCAAAAAGCGATAGAAGGAGCATTAAATGAATTAAATGGTGTTTCTAGCGTACTTGTTCATTTAGATAAAGGTGAAGTGGATGTAAGCTATGATGATGCTAAGGTATCATTAGAGAATATCCATGAAGCTATTGAAGATCAAGGCTATGATGTAAAATAA
- a CDS encoding multidrug efflux SMR transporter: protein MNKNWLKVIIAAFFEVFWVIGLKHADNFWAWGGTVIAIIISFYLMIMAGRNLPVGTVYAVFVGLGTAGTVFADIVFFGEAFKLEKIILILFLLAGVIGLKLVTKEKEIEGAES, encoded by the coding sequence ATGAATAAAAATTGGCTAAAAGTAATTATTGCCGCATTTTTTGAAGTTTTTTGGGTGATTGGATTAAAACATGCTGATAATTTTTGGGCATGGGGTGGTACCGTTATCGCAATTATTATCAGTTTCTATTTAATGATTATGGCTGGAAGAAACCTTCCTGTTGGAACTGTTTATGCTGTTTTTGTTGGACTAGGTACTGCAGGAACTGTTTTTGCAGACATTGTTTTCTTTGGAGAAGCATTTAAGCTAGAAAAAATCATATTGATTCTATTTTTACTAGCAGGTGTCATTGGATTGAAATTAGTTACCAAGGAAAAAGAAATAGAAGGAGCTGAATCCTAA
- the sppA gene encoding signal peptide peptidase SppA, with the protein MSSKRWAALIIAIALFFISTFYQLATNKTANQDSFFSTEDFVEKVTKTGNLGAGKIAVIHLDGVIMDTGSSFFSAYNHKDFLKKIEKAAIDPGIDGLIINVNSPGGGVVESAEIHEKIVEAQEAYDKPVYISMGNTAASGGYYIAAPADKIFANRATLTGSIGVIMESINYAELAENVGIDFNTIKSGEFKDILSSSRPMTDEEREILQTMIDDLYADFVDVIVAGRGMSEEEVRRIGDGRVYTGKQAQELGLIDEIGTLDDVITAMEEDFEFGNTTVVEYEVGFNLQSVFGLTAQYFSGSKEEWGGLLQEIRNAGGPRAMYLYSH; encoded by the coding sequence GTGAGTAGTAAACGATGGGCAGCACTTATTATTGCAATCGCCTTGTTTTTCATTTCAACATTTTATCAATTAGCAACGAATAAAACAGCTAATCAAGATAGCTTTTTCTCAACAGAAGATTTTGTAGAAAAAGTAACGAAAACAGGAAACCTAGGTGCTGGGAAAATTGCTGTAATTCATTTAGATGGCGTGATTATGGATACTGGAAGTTCATTTTTTTCAGCCTATAATCATAAGGATTTCTTGAAAAAGATAGAAAAAGCAGCAATTGATCCAGGGATAGACGGGCTAATTATTAACGTTAATTCCCCTGGTGGCGGTGTAGTAGAAAGTGCAGAGATTCACGAAAAAATTGTGGAAGCACAGGAAGCTTATGACAAACCAGTATATATTTCTATGGGTAATACTGCTGCATCTGGTGGTTATTACATTGCAGCTCCCGCTGATAAAATATTTGCGAATCGAGCAACATTAACTGGTTCCATTGGTGTGATTATGGAAAGTATTAATTACGCTGAACTAGCTGAAAATGTGGGAATTGATTTTAATACAATAAAAAGCGGTGAGTTTAAAGATATTCTCTCATCATCTCGCCCTATGACCGATGAAGAAAGAGAAATTCTGCAAACAATGATTGATGATTTGTATGCAGACTTTGTAGATGTCATTGTTGCAGGACGAGGCATGTCAGAAGAGGAAGTACGAAGAATTGGCGATGGGCGTGTTTATACTGGAAAACAGGCTCAAGAGTTAGGATTAATTGATGAAATCGGAACACTAGATGATGTGATTACTGCGATGGAAGAAGATTTTGAGTTTGGAAATACGACAGTAGTTGAATACGAGGTTGGATTTAACTTGCAAAGTGTCTTTGGATTAACTGCACAATATTTTTCAGGTTCTAAGGAAGAATGGGGCGGTTTATTACAAGAAATACGCAATGCTGGTGGACCTCGAGCAATGTACTTATATTCGCATTAG